The Oscillatoria salina IIICB1 sequence GATACACTTGAGAGCAATTTTATCGGTCAAATTGAAAAGATAAAACAGTAAGATTGCGGAATTGTGTAGTTTTTTGCTTCAAAGAAGGGTGCGTTATCTAGCGCACCCGGAATTAATATAAAAAACAGCGATCGCTTTAGGCAGCGATCGCCAGAGATTGAGAATCGATGACAGTTTGATAGAAGTTGTGTAATTGTCGTGTAGCCGCAGCCCAACCCCAGCGTTCGGCTTCCAAACGGGCATTTTGGCGAATCGTTTCTCGTTCGTCAGTAGCCGCGAGGAGACGTTGAGTAGCCGCGATCGCGCCTTGGGGGTCATTTGGCTCAAATAAGTAGCCATTAACGCCATCGGTGACGATATCGGGAATACCTCCGGAGCGTGCAGCGACAACGGGACATCCAGCCGCCATTGCTTCAAGTAAAACTAAACCAAGGGTTTCCGTGCGGGAGGGGAAGATAAAAGCATCAGCCGAAGCAAAAGCCGAAGCCAGTTCCATACCTTGCATATAGCCGGCAAAATAGGTCGGAGTGCCTGCAAAATGAGCTTCTAAAGCCTCTCGATGGGGTCCATCGCCAACGATCGCCAAACGCGCATTCGGAATGGCTTCGAGGATAGGTTTAATGCGATCGATTTCTTTTTCGGCAGAAACACGCCCGACATAAAGTAATAAAGGAGAATCCGAGTTACCTTGAGAAAGGCGATCGCGCATTTTTGGCGAAGCTAAACTCGGACGAAACATTTCCGTATCGACACCACGCTGCCACAAGTCT is a genomic window containing:
- a CDS encoding glycosyltransferase family 4 protein, giving the protein MRIALFTETFLPKVDGIVTRLRHTVEHLQRNGANVLVIAPDGGLTEYKGAVIHGLSAFPLPLYPELKLALPRPTIRKVLADFKPDLIHVVNPAFLGLAGLYYAKGMRIPLVASYHTHLPQYLQHYGLAALEGLLWELLKGMHNQAHLNLCTSSAMVQELVNHGIERVDLWQRGVDTEMFRPSLASPKMRDRLSQGNSDSPLLLYVGRVSAEKEIDRIKPILEAIPNARLAIVGDGPHREALEAHFAGTPTYFAGYMQGMELASAFASADAFIFPSRTETLGLVLLEAMAAGCPVVAARSGGIPDIVTDGVNGYLFEPNDPQGAIAATQRLLAATDERETIRQNARLEAERWGWAAATRQLHNFYQTVIDSQSLAIAA